One part of the Ralstonia pickettii genome encodes these proteins:
- the murC gene encoding UDP-N-acetylmuramate--L-alanine ligase: protein MKHIVKNIHFVGIGGAGMSGIAEVLLNLGYRVTGSDLGSSATTQRLATLGATIMQGHAPEHVIGANAVVVSTAVRGDNPEVLAARAKRIPIVPRAVMLAELMRLKQGIAIAGTHGKTTTTSLVASVLAEGGLDPTFVIGGRLNSAGANARLGTGDFIVAEADESDASFLNLFPVIEVITNIDADHMDTYGHDFARLKQAFIEFTQRLPFYGIAVLCVDDPNVREILPFVSKPVVRYGFAEDAQVRAVNARAVDGRMEFTVIRQLNGHAEPPLSITLNLPGLHNVQNALAAIAIATELEVPDEAIVKALAEFNGVGRRFQRYGEVPTADGKGRFTLIDDYGHHPVEMAATLAAARGAFPGRRLVLSFQPHRFTRTRDCFEDFIKVLGTVDALLLAEVYAAGEPPIVAADGRALTRALRVANKIEPVFVEQIEDMPQAIIDAAQDGDVVITMGAGSIGQVPGQVVALQAQARTANVVDLNGGAAA from the coding sequence ATGAAGCACATCGTCAAGAACATCCATTTTGTAGGCATCGGCGGCGCGGGCATGAGCGGCATCGCGGAGGTGCTGCTGAATCTGGGCTACCGCGTGACGGGCTCGGATCTAGGCAGCAGTGCGACCACGCAGCGTCTGGCAACGCTCGGCGCGACGATCATGCAGGGCCACGCGCCGGAACATGTGATCGGCGCCAATGCCGTGGTGGTCTCCACCGCCGTGCGCGGTGACAACCCGGAAGTGCTGGCCGCGCGCGCCAAGCGCATTCCCATCGTGCCGCGTGCGGTGATGCTGGCTGAGCTGATGCGCCTGAAGCAGGGCATTGCCATCGCCGGTACGCACGGCAAGACGACGACCACCAGTCTGGTCGCCTCCGTGCTGGCCGAGGGCGGCCTGGACCCGACGTTCGTGATCGGGGGCCGTCTCAACTCCGCAGGCGCCAACGCGCGCCTCGGCACGGGCGATTTCATCGTCGCCGAGGCCGACGAATCCGACGCGTCGTTCCTCAACCTGTTCCCCGTGATCGAGGTCATCACCAATATCGATGCCGATCACATGGACACCTACGGGCACGACTTCGCGCGCCTGAAGCAGGCGTTCATCGAATTCACGCAGCGGCTGCCGTTCTACGGCATTGCCGTGCTGTGCGTGGACGACCCGAACGTGCGCGAAATCCTGCCGTTCGTCTCCAAGCCGGTCGTGCGCTACGGGTTTGCCGAAGACGCGCAGGTGCGTGCCGTCAATGCGCGCGCCGTCGATGGCCGCATGGAATTCACCGTGATCCGCCAGCTCAATGGCCATGCCGAGCCGCCGCTGTCGATCACGCTCAACCTGCCGGGCCTGCACAACGTGCAGAACGCGCTGGCCGCTATCGCCATCGCCACCGAACTGGAAGTGCCGGACGAAGCCATCGTCAAGGCGCTGGCCGAGTTCAACGGCGTGGGCCGCCGCTTCCAGCGCTACGGCGAAGTGCCGACCGCAGACGGCAAGGGCCGCTTCACGCTGATCGACGACTACGGCCATCACCCGGTCGAGATGGCTGCCACGCTGGCTGCGGCGCGCGGTGCGTTTCCCGGCCGCCGCCTCGTGCTGTCGTTCCAGCCGCACCGCTTCACGCGCACGCGCGATTGCTTCGAAGATTTCATCAAGGTGCTCGGGACCGTCGATGCGCTGTTGCTGGCCGAGGTGTATGCCGCTGGCGAGCCGCCCATCGTCGCCGCCGACGGCCGCGCCCTGACGCGTGCGCTCCGTGTGGCCAACAAGATCGAGCCGGTCTTCGTGGAACAGATTGAAGACATGCCGCAAGCGATTATCGATGCGGCGCAGGACGGCGACGTGGTGATCACCATGGGCGCTGGGTCGATCGGGCAGGTGCCCGGGCAAGTGGTTGCGTTGCAGGCGCAGGCGCGCACTGCAAACGTCGTGGATCTGAACGGAGGCGCCGCAGCATGA
- the murG gene encoding undecaprenyldiphospho-muramoylpentapeptide beta-N-acetylglucosaminyltransferase: MTAGNSAGLAPRTLLVMAGGTGGHIFPALSVAKLLAARGWKVVWLGNANGMEGQLVPKHGFPLESVQFGGLRGKGLVIKFLLPLNLLRAFWQSLGVVRRVRPNVVLGMGGYITFPGGMMSVLLGRPLVLHEQNSIAGLANRVLARVADRVLCAFPNALAGAEWVGNPIRADLATLASPQTRYAERTGPLRVLVVGGSLGAAALNDVVPKALALLPADTRPIVIHQAGAKQIDTLRANYAAAGIDDAHAQPVPFIDDMAAAYAHADLVICRAGAMTVSEVAAAGVAALFVPFPHAVDDHQTTNARFLSERGAALLVPQQELSPASLADTLASLTRAQLADMAAKAREQARPEAAERVADVCVAVARA; encoded by the coding sequence ATGACGGCAGGCAATTCGGCCGGTCTGGCGCCGCGCACGCTCCTCGTCATGGCCGGCGGTACGGGCGGTCACATCTTCCCCGCGCTGTCGGTGGCCAAGCTGTTGGCCGCGCGTGGCTGGAAGGTGGTGTGGCTCGGCAATGCGAACGGCATGGAAGGCCAACTTGTGCCCAAGCACGGTTTTCCGCTCGAGTCGGTGCAGTTCGGTGGTCTGCGCGGTAAGGGCCTCGTCATCAAGTTTCTGCTGCCGCTCAACCTGCTGCGTGCCTTCTGGCAGAGCCTCGGTGTGGTGCGCCGTGTGCGCCCGAACGTGGTGCTGGGCATGGGCGGCTATATCACCTTCCCGGGCGGCATGATGAGCGTGCTGCTGGGTCGCCCGCTGGTGCTGCACGAACAGAATTCGATTGCAGGGCTCGCCAACCGCGTGCTCGCGCGCGTGGCCGATCGCGTGCTGTGCGCATTTCCGAATGCGCTGGCCGGTGCTGAGTGGGTGGGCAATCCGATCCGCGCCGACCTCGCCACGCTGGCTTCGCCGCAAACGCGCTACGCCGAGCGAACCGGCCCGCTGCGCGTGCTTGTCGTGGGCGGCAGCCTGGGCGCAGCAGCGCTCAACGACGTGGTGCCCAAGGCGCTGGCGTTGCTGCCGGCCGATACGCGTCCCATCGTCATCCATCAGGCGGGCGCCAAGCAGATCGACACGCTGCGCGCCAACTATGCCGCTGCCGGTATCGACGATGCCCACGCACAGCCCGTGCCCTTTATCGACGACATGGCGGCTGCGTATGCGCACGCCGATCTCGTGATCTGCCGCGCCGGCGCCATGACCGTTTCAGAGGTGGCCGCGGCGGGTGTCGCGGCGCTGTTCGTGCCGTTCCCGCATGCCGTGGACGATCACCAGACCACCAATGCGCGCTTCCTCTCCGAACGCGGTGCGGCGCTGTTGGTGCCGCAGCAGGAACTGAGTCCGGCATCGCTGGCAGATACACTCGCGTCCCTGACGCGTGCGCAATTGGCCGATATGGCGGCTAAAGCACGTGAGCAGGCCCGGCCCGAAGCGGCCGAGCGTGTCGCCGACGTGTGTGTAGCGGTGGCACGGGCATAG
- the ftsW gene encoding putative lipid II flippase FtsW, giving the protein MSDTQIKRSGFIGATIGNAWGGLRDAVSGVKPTRSKMMEYDQPLLWVAIVLLGLGLVMVYSASIALPDSPKYANYSNGHFLIRHIFSLVIGLIGAIVAFQIPVKFWDKYAPKLFIIALVLLVIVLVPHLGKGVNGARRWLPLGVMNFQPSELMKLAVVLYAANYTVRKQDWMQSVRKGFLPMGVAVAFVGSLLLLEPDMGAFLVIAAVAMGILFLGGVNGKLFGGLVLTAVSTFSLLIVASPWRRERIFAYLNPWQEEYAQGKAYQLTHSLIAFGRGEWTGVGLGGSIEKLHYLPEAHTDFILAVIGEELGFVGVLIVILLFYWMVRRAFEIGRTALQLDRTFAGLVAKGLGIWIGWQAFINMGVNLGLLPTKGLTLPLVSYGGSGILMNCVAIAVLLRIDYENRVLMRGGKV; this is encoded by the coding sequence ATGAGCGACACCCAGATCAAGCGCAGCGGCTTCATCGGCGCGACCATCGGCAATGCGTGGGGCGGGCTGCGTGATGCCGTTTCAGGCGTCAAACCCACGCGCTCCAAGATGATGGAGTACGACCAGCCGCTGTTGTGGGTGGCGATCGTGCTGCTTGGCCTCGGGTTGGTGATGGTGTATTCGGCGTCGATCGCGTTGCCGGATTCGCCCAAGTACGCCAACTACAGCAACGGGCATTTCCTGATCCGCCACATCTTCTCGCTGGTAATCGGGCTGATCGGTGCGATCGTCGCATTCCAGATTCCGGTCAAGTTCTGGGACAAATACGCTCCGAAGCTCTTCATCATTGCACTGGTCCTGCTGGTGATTGTGCTCGTGCCGCACCTCGGCAAGGGCGTGAATGGCGCGCGCCGCTGGCTGCCGCTGGGCGTCATGAATTTCCAGCCGTCCGAGCTGATGAAGCTGGCGGTGGTGCTGTACGCCGCCAACTACACCGTGCGCAAGCAGGACTGGATGCAGAGCGTGCGCAAGGGGTTCCTGCCCATGGGCGTGGCCGTGGCGTTTGTCGGCTCGCTCCTGCTGTTGGAGCCGGACATGGGCGCGTTCCTGGTGATCGCGGCCGTGGCCATGGGCATCCTGTTCCTGGGCGGCGTGAACGGCAAGCTGTTCGGCGGCCTCGTGCTCACCGCGGTTTCCACCTTCTCGCTGCTGATCGTGGCGTCGCCCTGGCGGCGTGAGCGGATCTTCGCCTACCTGAACCCGTGGCAAGAGGAATACGCGCAGGGCAAGGCATACCAGCTCACGCACTCGCTGATCGCTTTCGGCCGTGGCGAGTGGACCGGCGTTGGCCTGGGCGGCAGCATCGAAAAGCTGCACTACCTGCCCGAGGCGCATACCGACTTCATCCTGGCGGTGATCGGCGAAGAGCTGGGCTTCGTCGGCGTGCTGATCGTGATCCTGCTGTTCTATTGGATGGTGCGCCGCGCATTCGAGATCGGCCGCACCGCGCTGCAGCTCGACCGTACGTTCGCCGGCCTCGTTGCCAAGGGACTGGGAATCTGGATCGGCTGGCAGGCCTTCATCAACATGGGCGTGAACCTGGGCCTGCTGCCGACCAAGGGCCTGACCCTGCCGCTGGTCAGCTACGGCGGCTCCGGCATCCTGATGAACTGCGTGGCGATCGCGGTGCTGCTGCGCATCGACTATGAAAACCGCGTGCTGATGCGTGGGGGCAAGGTATGA
- the murD gene encoding UDP-N-acetylmuramoyl-L-alanine--D-glutamate ligase, which translates to MFGEFEAPVVLVLGLGESGLAMARWCARHGARVRVADTREAPANLPVLRAHVPDAEFVSGPFALSLLDGVTLVAISPGLSPLDPNVAALLNAANAQSVPVWGEIELFARALAGLKAAQGYAPRVLAITGTNGKTTTTALTGALVQRSGKTVGVAGNISPSALDKLSECVDADTLPDVWVLELSSFQLETTHTLDADAATVLNITQDHLDWHGTLEAYAAAKGRIFGANTVRVLNRQDAGVMAFASKNGGDITFGIDEPGTPDALGLLRDGGMPWIVLAEAEQDELPKPTRRKKGDNAPAATVPVRLKRLMPADALRIRGLHNATNAMAALALCRAIGLPVSALLHGLRDYAGEPHRVELIAAFDDIEFFDDSKGTNVGATVAALSGLSKHVVLIAGGDGKGQDFSPLAEPVAQYARAVILIGRDAPLIREALANTGVALIDAPTLEAAVQEAAAHAQPGDAVLLSPACASFDMFRNYEHRAQVFHEAVVALAADRGVLL; encoded by the coding sequence ATGTTCGGCGAGTTCGAGGCGCCGGTGGTGCTGGTGCTCGGCCTCGGCGAATCCGGCCTCGCCATGGCGCGTTGGTGTGCCCGTCATGGCGCGCGCGTGCGCGTCGCCGATACGCGCGAGGCACCGGCCAACCTGCCGGTGCTGCGCGCGCATGTGCCGGACGCGGAATTTGTGAGCGGTCCGTTTGCCCTGTCGCTGCTGGACGGTGTGACGTTGGTGGCGATCAGCCCTGGCTTGTCGCCGCTGGATCCGAACGTCGCGGCGCTGCTGAACGCCGCCAATGCGCAGAGCGTGCCGGTGTGGGGCGAGATCGAATTGTTTGCCCGCGCGCTGGCCGGCCTCAAGGCCGCGCAAGGCTATGCGCCGCGCGTGCTCGCCATCACGGGGACGAACGGGAAGACCACCACCACGGCGCTCACGGGCGCCCTGGTCCAGCGCTCCGGCAAGACGGTCGGCGTGGCCGGCAACATCAGCCCGTCGGCGCTGGACAAGCTCAGCGAATGCGTTGATGCGGACACGCTGCCTGACGTGTGGGTGCTCGAGCTTTCCAGCTTCCAGCTCGAAACCACGCATACGCTGGACGCCGACGCGGCCACCGTCCTCAACATCACGCAGGATCACCTTGACTGGCACGGCACGCTGGAGGCCTATGCCGCTGCGAAGGGCCGCATCTTCGGCGCCAACACCGTGCGCGTGCTGAACCGTCAGGACGCGGGCGTGATGGCATTCGCAAGCAAGAACGGCGGCGATATCACCTTCGGCATCGATGAGCCGGGCACGCCCGATGCGCTCGGGCTGCTGCGCGATGGTGGCATGCCCTGGATCGTCCTGGCCGAGGCCGAACAGGACGAGCTGCCCAAGCCCACGCGTCGCAAGAAGGGCGACAACGCGCCCGCCGCAACGGTGCCGGTGCGCCTCAAGCGCCTGATGCCTGCCGACGCACTGCGCATCCGTGGCTTGCACAACGCGACCAACGCGATGGCTGCCCTGGCGCTGTGCCGTGCGATCGGCCTGCCCGTGAGCGCGCTGCTGCACGGCCTGCGCGACTACGCCGGCGAGCCGCATCGCGTCGAGCTGATCGCCGCGTTTGACGACATCGAATTCTTCGACGACAGCAAGGGCACCAACGTCGGCGCGACGGTGGCAGCGCTGTCGGGCTTGTCCAAGCACGTCGTGCTGATCGCGGGTGGCGATGGCAAGGGCCAGGACTTCTCGCCGCTGGCCGAGCCGGTCGCGCAGTACGCCCGGGCCGTGATCCTCATCGGCCGCGATGCGCCGCTGATTCGTGAGGCGCTGGCCAACACGGGTGTCGCGCTGATCGATGCGCCGACGCTGGAAGCCGCCGTGCAGGAAGCCGCCGCGCATGCGCAGCCGGGCGACGCCGTGCTGTTGTCGCCGGCGTGCGCAAGCTTCGACATGTTCCGCAACTACGAACACCGCGCCCAGGTGTTCCACGAGGCCGTGGTCGCGTTGGCGGCAGACCGAGGAGTCCTCCTATGA
- the mraY gene encoding phospho-N-acetylmuramoyl-pentapeptide-transferase — MLLALAQWLQNDYGFLRVFNYLTFRAVMASLTALVIGLGFGPWVIRRLTELKVGQAVRSYGPQTHLVKAGTPTMGGVLVLIGIAVSTLLWADWGNRFIWIVLLVTLGYGAVGWVDDYRKVVHRDPKGMSSREKFFWQTVIGLFAAAYLAFSVSETSNMRVLELFMEWVRSGLSLNLPAKSHLIVPFFKEISYPLGVFGFIILTYLVIVGSSNAVNLTDGLDGLVIMPVVLVGSALGVFAYVMGSAVYSKYLLFPHIPGAGELLIFCSAMAGAGLAFLWFNAHPAQVFMGDVGALALGGALGTIAVIVRQEIVLFIMGGIFVAETVSVMLQVTWFKFTKKRYGEGRRLFRMAPLHHHFELSGWKETQVVVRFWVITMMLVLIGLSTLKLR; from the coding sequence ATGTTATTGGCATTGGCGCAATGGTTGCAGAACGACTACGGCTTCCTGCGCGTCTTCAACTATCTGACGTTCCGCGCCGTGATGGCATCGCTCACGGCGCTGGTGATCGGCCTCGGGTTCGGGCCGTGGGTGATCCGTCGCCTGACCGAGCTGAAGGTCGGCCAGGCCGTGCGCAGCTACGGTCCGCAAACGCATCTGGTCAAGGCCGGCACGCCCACCATGGGCGGCGTGCTGGTGCTCATCGGCATTGCCGTGTCGACGCTGCTGTGGGCCGACTGGGGCAACCGCTTCATCTGGATCGTGCTGCTGGTTACGCTCGGCTACGGCGCCGTCGGCTGGGTGGATGACTACCGCAAGGTCGTTCACCGTGACCCGAAGGGCATGTCTTCGCGCGAGAAGTTCTTCTGGCAGACCGTGATCGGCCTGTTTGCGGCGGCGTATCTGGCGTTCTCGGTGTCCGAGACCAGCAACATGCGCGTGCTCGAGCTGTTCATGGAGTGGGTGCGCAGCGGCCTGTCGCTGAACCTGCCGGCCAAGTCGCACCTGATCGTGCCGTTCTTCAAAGAGATCAGCTACCCGCTCGGCGTGTTCGGTTTCATCATCCTGACGTACCTCGTGATCGTCGGCTCCAGCAATGCGGTGAACCTGACCGATGGCCTCGATGGCCTTGTCATCATGCCGGTCGTGCTGGTGGGCAGCGCGCTGGGTGTGTTTGCCTACGTGATGGGTAGCGCTGTCTACAGCAAATACTTGCTGTTCCCGCACATTCCGGGTGCGGGTGAGCTGCTGATCTTCTGCTCGGCGATGGCCGGAGCGGGGCTTGCCTTCCTGTGGTTCAACGCGCATCCGGCGCAGGTATTCATGGGTGATGTCGGCGCGCTGGCGCTTGGCGGCGCGCTGGGCACCATCGCCGTGATCGTGCGTCAAGAAATCGTGCTCTTCATCATGGGCGGCATCTTCGTGGCGGAGACCGTCTCGGTGATGCTGCAGGTGACGTGGTTCAAGTTCACCAAGAAACGTTATGGCGAGGGCCGGCGCCTGTTCCGCATGGCGCCGCTGCATCATCATTTCGAGCTGTCCGGCTGGAAGGAAACGCAGGTGGTCGTGCGCTTCTGGGTCATCACCATGATGCTGGTGCTGATCGGCCTGTCGACCCTGAAGCTGCGGTGA
- a CDS encoding UDP-N-acetylmuramoyl-tripeptide--D-alanyl-D-alanine ligase, protein MSAATVMMHATDAAAWMAGAHLAGPDAAILRVTTDSRSVQPGDLFVALIGERFDAHDFLPEVVARGAAAVLVSRPPAATLDMTNVAVLTVADTRIGLGQLAAGWRRQFPIPVVAVTGSNGKTTVKEMISAIFAQAVGEDARLATAGNFNNDIGLPLTLFRLNAQHKLAVLELGMNHPGETAVLAAIAQPTVAMINNAQREHQEFMVSVEAVAEEHAAVLAALPADGVAVYPRDAANGGEFAPVWQAAAGSRRVLDFGIEAGAVTGTVVDTAEGQRIDVQAPGQRFAITLPLLGLHNARNALAATACALAAGVAPEVIAQALGNFAPVKGRLQRKQGTHGGLVIDDTYNANPDSMRAAIDALATLPAPRWLVLGDMGEVGSQGPAFHEEIGAYARTRGIDAVLATGELARHTVDAFGAGAQHFASAEDLIEHGLGAIAPAATVLVKGSRFMRMERIVEALVLKDPVADLPTGSNTQQQH, encoded by the coding sequence ATGAGCGCTGCGACCGTGATGATGCACGCCACCGACGCCGCCGCCTGGATGGCCGGCGCCCATCTTGCCGGCCCCGATGCAGCCATCCTGCGCGTGACGACCGACAGCCGCTCCGTGCAGCCCGGCGACCTGTTCGTCGCGCTCATCGGCGAGCGCTTCGATGCACACGACTTCCTGCCCGAAGTGGTGGCGCGTGGCGCTGCTGCCGTGCTGGTGTCACGCCCACCGGCCGCAACGCTGGATATGACCAACGTGGCCGTGCTGACCGTTGCCGATACGCGCATCGGGCTCGGCCAGCTTGCCGCCGGCTGGCGACGCCAGTTCCCGATTCCCGTCGTCGCCGTGACGGGCAGCAACGGCAAGACCACGGTCAAGGAGATGATCTCCGCGATCTTCGCGCAGGCTGTCGGCGAAGATGCCCGCCTGGCGACCGCCGGCAACTTCAACAACGACATCGGCCTGCCGCTCACGCTGTTCCGCTTGAATGCGCAGCACAAGCTGGCTGTGCTCGAACTCGGCATGAACCATCCGGGCGAGACGGCCGTATTGGCCGCCATTGCGCAGCCGACCGTCGCGATGATCAACAACGCCCAGCGCGAGCATCAGGAATTCATGGTCAGCGTGGAAGCGGTGGCTGAAGAGCACGCCGCCGTGCTGGCCGCGTTGCCAGCCGATGGCGTGGCGGTGTATCCGCGCGACGCGGCCAACGGTGGCGAATTTGCGCCGGTATGGCAGGCCGCCGCTGGTTCGCGTCGCGTGCTTGATTTTGGTATCGAGGCCGGCGCCGTGACGGGTACCGTGGTGGACACCGCCGAGGGCCAACGCATCGACGTGCAGGCCCCGGGCCAGCGCTTCGCCATCACGCTGCCACTGCTCGGGTTGCACAACGCACGCAATGCGCTCGCCGCGACGGCGTGCGCGCTCGCGGCCGGAGTCGCTCCTGAGGTGATCGCGCAAGCGCTGGGCAACTTTGCTCCGGTCAAGGGGCGGTTGCAGCGCAAGCAGGGCACGCACGGCGGCCTCGTCATCGACGACACGTACAACGCGAACCCGGACTCGATGCGCGCAGCGATCGATGCGCTCGCCACGCTGCCGGCGCCGCGCTGGCTGGTGCTGGGTGACATGGGCGAGGTCGGCTCGCAGGGTCCGGCATTCCACGAAGAAATCGGCGCCTATGCGCGCACGCGCGGCATCGATGCGGTGCTGGCAACCGGTGAGCTTGCGCGCCACACGGTCGACGCATTCGGCGCAGGCGCGCAGCATTTTGCGTCCGCGGAAGACTTGATCGAGCACGGCCTTGGCGCCATTGCGCCGGCCGCGACGGTATTGGTGAAGGGCTCGCGCTTCATGCGGATGGAACGCATTGTGGAAGCGCTGGTCTTGAAAGACCCGGTAGCGGATTTGCCGACCGGTTCCAACACACAACAGCAGCATTAA
- a CDS encoding UDP-N-acetylmuramoyl-L-alanyl-D-glutamate--2,6-diaminopimelate ligase: MTAKPTSDRPAIAARLVPVVDWLRVQAPAGADLTSDTRKLKTGDVFVAYVLGNVRQHGDGRPHIPQAIEAGASAVLAEAHGYTMPADAPVRILPVDGLAELAGPLAAQWYGVPGPEALRVIGVTGTNGKTSCSQWIAQALTKHGERCAVVGTLGTGFVDALAVTGFTTPDAIQLQRSLADLHRAGARAIAMEVSSHGLEQGRVDGTCFDIAVFTNLTQDHLDYHGTMAEYELAKARLFGWPGLRAAVINRDDAAGVRLLQNARADIETIEYGIDGEAAAQHGAKQWLRASNVRAHRTGTTFDVDGSFGHATVHAPTLGLFNVSNLLAVLGALLTAGVPWPDAIAHLEKLQPVSGRMERFGGEDGPLVVVDYAHTPDALEQTLRALAPITEARGGKLWAVFGCGGDRDPGKRPQMGAIAERLAPHVVLTSDNPRSEDPQHILDEIADGMHNPRAATQIEDRAAAILHAVRHADAHDVIVVAGKGHESTQEIAGRKRPFSDQEHVRLALAARGVIA; this comes from the coding sequence ATGACAGCCAAGCCAACCTCCGATCGTCCGGCCATCGCGGCGCGCCTCGTGCCCGTGGTGGACTGGCTGCGCGTACAAGCGCCGGCGGGTGCCGACCTCACGAGCGACACGCGCAAGCTCAAGACCGGCGATGTGTTCGTGGCCTACGTGCTCGGCAATGTGCGTCAGCATGGCGATGGCCGTCCGCATATTCCGCAGGCGATCGAGGCTGGCGCTTCCGCCGTGCTGGCCGAAGCGCATGGCTACACGATGCCCGCAGACGCGCCCGTGCGCATCCTTCCCGTGGACGGCCTGGCGGAACTGGCCGGGCCTCTGGCCGCGCAGTGGTACGGCGTGCCGGGCCCGGAAGCGCTGCGTGTGATCGGTGTAACGGGCACCAACGGCAAGACGTCGTGTTCGCAATGGATCGCGCAGGCGCTGACCAAACACGGCGAGCGTTGCGCAGTGGTGGGTACGCTCGGCACGGGGTTTGTCGATGCGCTGGCCGTGACAGGCTTCACCACGCCGGACGCCATCCAGCTCCAGCGCAGCCTCGCCGATCTGCATCGCGCGGGCGCCCGCGCCATCGCCATGGAAGTCTCGTCGCACGGTTTGGAGCAGGGCCGCGTGGATGGCACATGTTTCGACATCGCGGTGTTCACCAACCTGACGCAGGATCACCTCGACTACCACGGCACGATGGCCGAGTACGAACTTGCCAAGGCGCGTCTGTTCGGCTGGCCAGGCCTGCGTGCGGCGGTCATCAACCGCGACGATGCGGCCGGGGTGCGGTTGCTGCAGAACGCCCGCGCCGACATCGAGACCATTGAATACGGCATCGACGGCGAAGCCGCTGCGCAGCACGGCGCCAAGCAATGGCTGCGCGCCAGTAACGTGCGCGCGCACCGCACGGGTACGACGTTCGACGTGGACGGCAGCTTCGGTCACGCGACCGTCCATGCACCGACTCTCGGCCTGTTCAACGTGTCGAATCTGCTGGCTGTGCTGGGGGCACTGCTGACGGCTGGCGTGCCGTGGCCGGACGCCATTGCGCATCTGGAAAAGCTGCAGCCGGTCAGTGGCCGCATGGAGCGTTTCGGCGGTGAAGATGGTCCGCTCGTGGTAGTGGATTACGCTCACACGCCCGACGCGCTGGAGCAGACGCTACGCGCGCTCGCGCCGATTACCGAAGCGCGGGGCGGCAAGTTGTGGGCTGTGTTCGGCTGCGGCGGCGACCGCGACCCCGGCAAGCGGCCGCAGATGGGCGCCATCGCCGAGCGCCTGGCGCCGCACGTGGTGCTCACCTCCGACAACCCGCGCAGCGAAGATCCGCAGCACATTCTCGACGAGATCGCCGACGGCATGCACAACCCGCGCGCCGCCACCCAGATCGAAGACCGCGCCGCTGCCATCCTGCATGCCGTGCGGCACGCCGATGCGCATGACGTGATCGTCGTGGCAGGAAAGGGACATGAATCGACGCAGGAGATAGCCGGTCGCAAGCGGCCGTTCTCCGACCAGGAACACGTGCGTCTGGCGCTCGCCGCCCGCGGGGTGATTGCATGA